A region of the Ctenopharyngodon idella isolate HZGC_01 chromosome 2, HZGC01, whole genome shotgun sequence genome:
tgcAGGTTTTCCCAAACTTTTTGTCAACCACACCTCTTTTGAcctatatattaataatcacgtcaataatttaataacacattCAGATATTCATGGTTTTTCCGATTTCAAATAatagtcacatgacatgcaggtaaataAAGTATTCCATCTTTTAAGGAtttgttgatttgtttttatttatttatttactttttttatttattatattattagattTTCATTATACTCACTACCCCTCTGCAGTTCCTTCCcaaaccccagtttgggaaaccctgatgtaatgtaatgtttaatgccCTTCATGTTGTGGATAAGgaattgaatacattttttttctctttatatttttaaatcgaTATGGTACAGAACtgtcctattcaaatcaatatGATAAacaagttaggtcaaaagtaatctaaaagtagtcaaaatacattacataaaatgtgtaatgtaatatattacgCTACTAACGACAACtttgtgttttcatgtcttGTCAGTTTAagcattcaagcgattttaaacCAACGCGAAAGAGAATCCAAAATGCCCATTTTGATGAGTAACAATGTTTGAGCATTATATTAGgctagtttttttgttgtggtaTAAAAATTGGCATAgagaaatgtgaaaatgttGGCGTCATAAcaaccttatttattaaatactaggttacatgggtcaaaaacaacgaAAACGATCACTTTTTTTGCGGGCAGTGAAAATATTGGCAGGGcaaaaaaatctgaacaaaaaaaaatccttggcATTGACCCTGTGTACTAATGATTTCTTAGCGTAGTAGTATTTGTATTTTCTTGGTGTACTAGTAACTGTACTAGATTCTCATACCATAAGCTCCTGAACTTATGTTCCATTAAAAACTATCACCTTGTATACTTCAatttatgaacaaaatcaagtgGTAAAGATCATTTGTGAACGGCTCATGAAGAGAGGCCAGGTGTGGTCTTTTAGCTTTAGTCAAATAACAGAAAGTGCATTAAAATGGGAACCTGCGCGTAAGCGGGCGCGCACACGCGCGTTCTGTACTCGAGTTCTGTTCATATGCAAATACCGGGTTCGTCACTATACTAGTATACTCGGTCCTCCCTCACGCGCTCCTTCCTTTGTTCATAAACTTTCTTTGTTCGGAGGCCACAGTTGGGAGTTTTCACTCTTTTGTTCAACTAACGAGCAGTGAATTACATTATTATccacaaattcacatttaatatttctattcatAGCTGTTGGTAAGAGCTGACAGAGGGAGCCCCTGACAACAGTCAACAAACAAATGGCCGACAATTAAAAGTTACTCTAACCGAGAACTCCAATAAAACACAACCCATAATAAAGTTAAAACCTCCCATTATATGTTTATCCAAGAGTGAattttaaagctacaatatgagcagtttataaaactatataaatttCATACGATACAAGTTAATGGCAAGGCAAGTAATTATAAATGCGTATATACATTATAAGTACATACATATAGGTTACACACAAATATACGTGTAAAAGTTTAAATGATGTCTGCAGCGTTAGCGTCCATTCGCTCCCATGTGCTTCAGCTTACCTGTGTGGGTCCTGATGTGCGCTTTCAGGTGGGATGATTTGCCATACACCCTATCACACCCGTCGAAAGTACAGGGGTGACGCTTGGTGGGGGACCGGGGTGCGCCGCCTCCTGCCCAAAACTGCTGAGGGGTGCTATTGTACTGTCCCGGGACAGGGGTGGCAGAGGGGGTCATGGTCGGCGTTGGGGTGGTGGAGTCAGACAACGTGGTGTAGCCGCTCTCTCCGCATGACGAGTTGCTGCTTTCGGAGTAGGCCGACATTGGACGAAACTTGCCATGCAGGTCGGTGAGGATCTCCGCCACCGTCATCATATTGGCCCCCTCTAACCGGAGCGTCTCCCGCACCTCCCTGTCCTCGCTCGACCCGTCTGGCTCCCCGGCAGGAAGGCCCTGAGGAGGGGCCTGAGCCGCACCAGACACCGGGGTCGGTCGATGGAGGACAGGACCGCTGGATATCGACACCAGACACTCGGCGGCCAGATAATCCGAATAGGCGAACGACATTTTATCGCGACTGCGTTTAACGACAAAACAAAAGTTATGATGGAGTGCCTCGTTTCCTGAGCCCGTTCGGTTCTTCTCCAAAGACTTTCAACTCGTTGTTTTTTCTCATCAGCAGCGACCTTTGCTATTTATCTATAATgaatacaaaacaaatgaaataaaccataaaaaatatccaaaataagtaaaaaataatacgCTACCGGCGTGTCTGCGTTTCAAGCCCCAACGTGGTGTCCTACATTGCCCCTCgtttcattgtgtctgctgcTAGAACCGGCAAAGCCCACGCCACGCCCCCGGTAGCGAATTTAGTAATCCTACTACGGAGAGGGcttggctcatgaatattaattacgtAATGAAACGTTCGCCCAGTAGACTTAATCGATTGGCTGAAAAGTAAACGTCGGCAAGTAGGCGATGCTTAGCAGGCGAactcataaatattaattgtaaTGCGTGACAGGACGCTCCAGGATGGTTACCAAGCAACTTCAGCGTGactttattaatattcataCACAAACCTTCGCCGTAGTAGGATTCGTAATCTTCCAGTCGCCAGCATGCAAAGAGAAACACGCACCAAGTGACGTGGTGAACTGACGCGAACTACGGGCGTGGAGCAAAGAGAGACCATTTAATAGTGTCAAATGacactgtacaaaaaaaaaaaaaaaaaaaaaaaaatctagtcaCAGCGCAGTTTGCTTCGAATAATGGCCTTGGAGTAatgcatattaataataataactactCAAATTAATTCTTATCAGTTGGTGACGTCGTAGTATACATGAAGACGTGGAAGGCGATGTCCTCTTCATTTTATTAGGCCTACATGTTTATAGGAACCTAATCTACAAGACAAACAGCTCTCATGGAAAACAGTACTATTTAGTGCAtggaattaaaatttttggtgtgtttttatttattttattttttttaattttctcagTTTACGCCTAAGATAGGGGCTGGTCACGACATGCCCTGCTTACACTCACTCATCTCTCATGGAGTTACACTCTAATCCTAAAATATAAGTCCTCAACTTTTTGAAGTCTTTTTCTATGGTTTCTAAACAACACCCTCCTGACATAAACTGGTGTCATCAGAGTGCACGGTGAGCACCCCGGCAAATTAGACAGAGTTCATCAATACAGGCCTTCAGCCGTTCCTCCGAAGACCAGGTGGAGTCTGGTGTCAGAGTATTACAGTGAGCAACAAGCCATGAAAAACCATGAGATATAGAGAGTCACTGTGGATAAAGTAGGGCAACCTGAAAGCCCCAACAGATGCTGTGAATCATGCATGATGGCCTCCTCCCTTTTTTATCCAACATCTCATACAGTGAAACGTGCAGGGGAAAATAGGTAGCGCTTTGGAAAAATAAAAGGAATAATGGAATACTGTTAGTAGGTCAGTGAAAATAAAGGCTGCATAGatagtttatgtgtgtgttttatgtgtggTGTTCATGTAAGGTTTGGggccatacacacacacacacactggattttcatgttttatggggactttccatagacataatgattttatgtctgtacaaactgtatattctatcccctactcctaaacctacccatcacagaaaactgtctgcattttaaattttctaaaaacattttctaaaaacacTCAGTAtgatttacaagctgttttcctcatggagaccacactctaaaaattaactaaaaaaacaaaacaaatttacacagtaaaatatagttttccattgaaacagtatactgtaaatacaatgcattctgggtaatattatctgtcgttttcgagaaagtagcctataggcctcgtttcttaaaatgacaaatattaaccagaatgcattgttttaatggtatattactgtttcactgGAAAACGGtaatttactgtgtaaatttgttttgtttttttagttattttttagagtgaaaaaatgtccccacaaggacaaggatttcggatattgccatctttgtggggattttgtccccataacctAGGgtttatctgaaccacacatacacacacacacacacacacacacacacacacacacacacacacacacacacacacaaaatattttctAAGGAAAAAACAAGTCTCAATTTTGCTTTTCGtacattttttctgttttaagaatgtttagagattttggtaacactttaacacTTTGGTAACACTAACCCTAAACCCAAACCTAGCCCTAACTATAACTCTatagtacatgtagttaattaatattactcagtacttatttgagtaagtacaatgtaactatgccaccttaaaataaagtgtaactgatatttttactgcaaaacaaaaagaagcttttgtttgttgttgtgcaCAGCTAGCCCAGCAGATGGCGCCATACTTGAGGTACAAGCCTTATATCATAGCCTATACAATatggtgcagttgctgatatttatatggataaaaacatgaaattctgtatcttgtaaatataaattagtgagatctttataactGTATGGaagataaaatacatatatCAGTTGTCAATCTGTATCTTCCAATAATGTCTTTGTAAggttataatataattaaaaacactccggttttttttttgtaggcgACAAAACATATAATGCCTGAGAGAcgtacaaataaacatttctcaAAAGCCTGATCATATTtggtaattacattttaacatgatttttcaaaaaaatgatgtatgaataatcaagtaaacctaagtttTTTCAAAGTTATGCTTACGTTTACTTTAtgaaaatcagtaaagatttcacagcaaaaagacacatgAACCACGACCTGAAGGAGGAAGTAAGAAAAGTATAAGAAAGTATAAACTACCAATCAGATGGCGTAAAGGTGtgcttattttctttaaaaaataaggtaaaaaatggacacttacaatggaagttaATTAGGCAAATTTTTGGAGGATTTTAAAGCACAAATGTGATGCAATACATTTTCTAAAGGCAATTACATTAGTTTATCTGTTAAAACtgttttagtcatatttaaGGCTTTAGAGCTTTCAGCATTAACTTACAGCATGGTTGTTTTACAAGgttgtaaaattatataattgtaCACAGAAAAGCTATGATTTTTAATGCTATGCTTACAGATTGGCcacattcattttcttttttaaggaGAGACAAGTCTGGAAAAaatgtggtaatcaacattatgccacgcAAGCTgtctattgtattttttttttttttatatatatatatttttaatatttatcacAGCACAAGTCACATGATATTctaaaatagaaattaaataaaacaaattgctctttaaacacaaaatatttaacaagcattgtaattaaaataataaaatgatgatAATTAAGCTTTGCAATGAGCAAAGATTTTGAAGCACCCCACCAGCAGACACAGGGAAACTTGGAAGAATAAAATGCTCAAGCCATGTCAAATTCATGAACATGTTATGAGAAGGCAGAGGCTCAGTTCAAGATGTCCGTCGGTATGCTGCGAGATTATGTTAGCTGGATGGTCCCCTGGTGGGCATCTGTCTTCTGATTGGTGTCTGAATGTCCTGTGGGTTTTTACAAAGGCTTAACTCAACATCTATCCATTCACTTATGTGGTTATGCTTTTCTAGTAATGGTCTGTCCTATGAAGGGCTGGTGCAGGACATTACTTTAAATCCAATCACTTATGGCTATGTCTCCATTCTGTCTATCGTTCCGAAATCTCTGTTTAATTATGTTGCTTATCTTCTTCAGTGGTAAGTGTTTAATATCCTATTCTTTAATATCATCTTTTGaatattttgataaatgtaaaatagccAAGTAAATGTTTGTTTCTCTACAAAGTTTAGTGTAAGTGTTAGTACTTCTGCATTCAATGATGGTTTTTAACTATTCAATGAATGTTTTTACAAGCTGACTGCCACAAACTGCACCAAGGTCAACTTTGCAAGTCTGCTTGCCCTGGTAAGAGAACATACATGTTGAATAAATAGATTTTTGCTATTCATCCATACATAATTATGGATATTCCACATACTTGTCTATCTAATTGGCCACATACCATAGACATCTATAGTTTTCATATACAGGTCATTTTAAATACTACTGACTAACCCTATAAAAAACCTTTTGCATGTttaagaatgaaaaaaatgcaacaaCAATATTATTTACTTTATCATTTATATAATTGAGGATTTCACCAAATGGAGGTTTTGTCCGATGTAGCTCACTTCTGGGGACAAATTTGTTCctaaagtataaataaatacacacacacgcacgcacgcacacacgcacacacacacacgcacagaaagagagagagaaagagaaagagagagagagagagagatgatttgtatatgtgtgtgtatactgtatctatacatgtgtgtatatacatatgtgGCTTGTGTGTACAGATGTGCAGAAAGGACAAAGACACACCTTTAGATACAGTACAACGATAACCAGTGCCTGGAAAGGTCCTTCATCAGGAAGCAGTCAGTTAGCTTTGGACTGTGTTGTTGACATTGATGTCCGACCAGGATGTCCAGAAATGATATTAAAGGTATGTTCTATTATATCAGTCTTTTTATACATGCAATTTTTTCATCTAAACTCTGAATTTAAACTCCAAATTTAAACTATGATGTAATaaaaattttggggtgaaacatttttacatttatgctttaaaatattGAGTAAAAGCTGAGAAATCGATGAAATATACCTTATGAATTTAGTAAATACAAGTAAATTTAAGTTGATCAGAATAACTACATTTGGTACCATGACAAATAAAACGGAGTAAGGCACAAGTTAAGCAACTCAAATATttgggtagcactttattttacagtcctgttccccatgtacatgtacttattatagtaatgggtaataactaggtgcTAACTccgaacctacccctaaacctaatcttaacccatgtagttaccttatattacccagaaCTTTCTTaagtaagtacactgtaagtacataagtgcacatactgtaaaataaagtgcaaccaataGAAACCCTTATAAACAGCAGCTAACTACTATTCTTTTCATGAAATAAACTTAAataatatttgtacattttatacaaaattaactgtttttgcaTGCGGAATGTCCAATCTCAAACAATCAATTGAGTGATATTCAGAGATTTTATTCAGAGAGTTTAttcagaggtttttttttttttttttattattatgatactTACAAAGCAACTGAAGTATATATTTTCAGAGTGCATATTGATATATTTTCTTGACAATGCAACATGTTTTATAACAATTATAATCACCCATGAGATTCATGAACACATGGGGCTTTtgattcaataataataattaaattattattcacaTACCAATATCTattcaatatttgttttatagcTGAGgaacatacaaataaagcaAAGCTCATCGAAAAGAGACAATTCGGTGCTACGTTTGAAAAACATAAGGTAATTTCAAAGTTTCTGTTGGTACTATTTTCTCATGCTCACTcaccatgaaaacaaaaccTTTTCTGTATTTGCATCCAATTATTCCAAACAAATTGTATAGTCACTGTTATGTTATATCTGGTTCAAGTTTCAGAATTAATCACATTAAtatcaacattttaaataacagtACTTTAGTTGAGGGTCACATCATTGACTAATCATTGACACACTATTGCTGCTGTTGAGAGTTAGTCTGTGTTCATCATGGATGGGACGAGTGTTGAGAGGTTGAAGGTCCATCTGGTGTTTTGATTTCGAAGAGAGTCATTGGAGAAGAACCCCCTGTGGTTCTCGCTCGAGGGGGGAAAGGTCACAAAGCTTTGCCCACAGGAGGCTGAGCAGGTGTGGACCCTCAACATCAAGAGATCCATTCTGAGCATGTTCCAGACCTCTCACTCGGGACGAGTCAGGGAGACGCTGAGAGAGGTGAGAGGAATTGTAACTGCACAGTTTCATACAATGCCcactttatatgaaaaaaaatatgctgatttttgaaaatatatttgagAAATATGCAAATGTAGAGTAGTAAATAATAATGCAGTATGTACACTGTTATTCAAAAGATTAGGATCaagtacaatttttaaaaaagaaattaaagggttagttcaccaaaaatgcaaattctgtcattatttactcacccttatgtcgttccacatctgtaagactttcgttcatctttggaacacaaatgaagatctttttgatgatatctgatgagctttctgtccttccatagacagctgtgcaattgaaactttgatacttcataaagagattgtaaaggtaatccatttgaattgagcggtttagtccaaattttctgaagagacacgatcgctttatatgatgaacagattgattttaggtttttattcacatataaacattcatcaactcacacatcagttgtggtaaacagaagctgcGAGAACATCTTGGTTACAAAGGTTACAaaggttacaaaggtaaccctcgttccctgaaggagggaaagGAGAGGTATGTcagacagaccgacgaataggaatctcgctagagaggccaatctacttcgagtgtaaccaagacaagccaatgcacattggcgtGCAATCATTTGCAGCGGCTGCTTTGCcacgcagcgcgggtatataatgagcagcaggtgcaatgCATTCCTTAgcttttcgctgaggagccgagcaGATGACCCGGCATGCAGcagggtacagcgactgtggcgatTGGGACGtatgtctccgttccctccttcagaaaacgagggttacctttgtaaccgagacgttcccattcaatCGGTCAGGTTTGATGTACGTCGGACAGGCCGATGAATAAGAATCCCCACCAAAGCGCCACAGTCACTGCCCCCTTCCAATGCCCTGTGCAAGCCTCCATTCCCTCTTGCCTAATAGGACGATGGGACAGGGCTTACACAGAGAGTGACCATCACTGCTGTTCTGTGATAACCCACACAGTGAGAATAttggataacactgggaaagTGTGCCCACCCACTGGGAAGGGAACGCTGCAGAAACCTCATTCTTCCCCGAAGGAGTTATGTGGAGAAGTATACATGGACTAACCCCATAGGGCTGTAATACATATGGAAgtactggggtgactccaacctgATAAGAGGTGGGTTTTCCCAaagggaaagacacaggcttCCTTTAGGAGCAGCCGTGGAATTTACACATATGGTACCCAACGTAAATCCGGTTCTCAAGGACtcacagggtctgccttgttgggactctctggagaaaaaagtGCACGTAATGAGCAGCAAGCTGACACTAAGCCAGGGCCTCTCTGTGTCTCTGATCGTctgaggtgagaacacaggAGGAGACCGGCTCCACACataggctatagaatctagcgaacgtgttgaGTGTcacccagcccgcagctctacaaatATCTGTCAACGAGGCACCATGAACCAGCACCCAGGAGGAAGCAATACCTCTTGTAGAGTGAGCACTCAACCTGAGCAGGCAGGGCACGCCttgagcttggtaagccaagGCGATGGTGTCCACTATTCAGTGGGCCATTCTCCGCTTGGAGACAGGCTTTACCTTCTGCTGGCCTAcataacagacaaagagctggtctgaggtcctaaagctttgagttctgtctatgtacagtcgcagAGCACGAAcaggacagagcaaagccagggctgggtctgcctccttgcaggttcactacctggtccctgaagggagtggtaggaaccttgggcacatagccaggccagGGTCTCAGTACCATGTGGCCGTCACCTGCCCCAaactccaggcacgattcgttgaccgaaaatgcctgcaggtcccctaccctcctGATGGAGGCCAACGCAATCaacagcaaagtcttcatagacagaatatTTAATTCTGCTAAGTGCAAAGGGTCAAAAGGAGCATTCTGAAGTGCTCGAAGCActagagcaaggtcccaagagggtatggagggaggtCGAGGAGGATCTGTCTCGCCCCCttaaggaacctgacgaccaggttgTGCTTCCCAACAGACTTGCCATCTAATTGGCCGTGATACGCAGATATTGCAGCAGCATGAACTTTAAGGGTGGAGGGAAACAGTATGctgcaggaaggaaagcacggCTCTGATCGAACATCTTCGGGGGTCCTTCATCGAATGGTAAGAACACCATTCGATGAACAGGTTCgacttcaaggcgtaagcctGTCTCGTAGACAGTGCTCATGCCGgagtgatggtgttaagtacctcagggggtaagtcacctagaacctccgtgtcccgtccagggaccagacatggagtttccagagttCTGGACGCTGGTGCCATaaggtgccccgtctctgagaaagaaggtccttcctcagtgGGATGCGCCAGGGAGGTctggttgggccaatagggcacaactaacaagacctgctcctcatcctccatgactttgcacagggtctgtgcaagtaggctcactaggggaaacgcatatttgcgtagccCCCATGGCCAACTGGGTGCCAGTGTGTCTGTGCCGAGTGTTCGCTctgacagggagtaaaacaactggcagtgaGAGGTTTCTggagaggcaaacaggtctacctaaGCCTCCctgaactctctccaaatcagctggactgCCTGGGGGTGGAGCTCGTGAAAGCTCGTCagccacacggttgagcacactgGTGACATGAATGGCctgaagcgacctcagatgcttctgattCCAAAAGGAGGAGATGGAAGGTGAGTTGTGACATGCAACcttgatggttgatgtacgcaatgGTTGCAGTGTTGTCCGTACGAATCAGCACGACTGAGCATGTTCTTCTGTGAGACGTGCTGTCTGTTCAACTGTGCTAGTAtaagccagtcgtcgagatagttgaggatgcgaacaccaggttctctcatgggaacaagggctccccCCATGGTCTGTCCTGACCCTCGAATGCAAATTGCAGGAACGGCCTGTGTCAAGGGAGAATCGAGACATAAAAGTACACATCCTTCAGGctgatcgctgcaaaccaatcttgGGGACAGATGCACTCGAAATGAAGTAGGGGCTCT
Encoded here:
- the zgc:153115 gene encoding Krueppel-like factor 9, encoding MSFAYSDYLAAECLVSISSGPVLHRPTPVSGAAQAPPQGLPAGEPDGSSEDREVRETLRLEGANMMTVAEILTDLHGKFRPMSAYSESSNSSCGESGYTTLSDSTTPTPTMTPSATPVPGQYNSTPQQFWAGGGAPRSPTKRHPCTFDGCDRVYGKSSHLKAHIRTHTGERPFPCTWPDCEKKFARSDELARHLRTHTGEKRFMCPLCDKRFMRSDHLIKHARRHPNFHPSMINRKGSAQGSASTQPAAAASEYANTAM